Part of the Acomys russatus chromosome 19, mAcoRus1.1, whole genome shotgun sequence genome, tcttcttcttcttcttcttcttcttcttcttcttcttcttcttcttcttcttcttcttcttcttctttcttcttctccttcttcttcttctatttgtcAAGCTCTGACTGTATATTAACTGACCAGATGACAAAAGTATCATGGGCAACACCTTAGTACTTCTGTCTAATAAGCCTGTttaggccattgatgttaagagatattagtgaccaatgattgttagatccttttattgtggagttggtggtgatTGTGTGAGGCTGTGcatcttttggttttgctgttgtgagattatctagatactgtgttttcttgggtgtagttgacctcattgtgttggagttttccttctactctcTTCTGTAGAGCTAggttggtgtttagatattgtttaaatagGGGtctgtcatgaaatatcttgttttctacatctatggtgattgaaagttttattgCATaaagtagtctgggttggcatctgtggtctcttagtgtctgggTGACCTCAGTCCAAGCCCTTGTGGctctcatggtctctgttgagaagtcaggagtaattatgataggtctgtctttatgttacttggcctttttcccttgctgtttttaatatcttttctttgctctgtagattttgtgttttgattattatttggtgggaggaatttcttttctggtctagcctacttggtgttccgtaggtctcttgtatgttcaagggtatccCTTTCTTTAGGccagagaaattttcttctatgattttcttgaaaacattttctggtccttggaacctggtatcttccttttcatctaccCTTATAATCCTGAGAGTACACCTTCtcatgttgtccttgatttcttggatgctttgcatcacaaattttctgttttagtattttctttgagagttgtatcagtttcttctattgTGTATTCATcccctgagattctcttttccatctgtttgtttgttttttagacaggatttctctgcatagccttggctgtcctggatttgctttgtagaccaggctggccttgaactctgagcaatcagcctgcctctgccttctgagtgctgggattaaaggcgtgcaccaccacgcccgactcctCCATCTGTTGAATTCTGTTGGTTATACTTATTTGTTCAATTCCtgatttcttctttaattgttccatttGGAGGGTTTTCTCCATTTGTGTTCTCTTGATTGTTTCTAATTTGGTTTTCATGTCCAGCCCcaatattttacttcttttactCTAAACACTAATTTTGTTGAGAGATAGTTAGACAGTTAGATACTGGAAGTATGTAAGTGTTTCTGTTTATCTTTGTCTGGACTGAAGCTGGCTCATGGCACTTTTGAAATGgatccctcttttttctttcaattctttACTTTTGAGATGTCATTtatctgagtagccttggctgtcttggaactcattctgtaggccatgctggcttcaaacgtccagaaatcctcctacctctgtcttccaagtaatgggaataaaggtgtgtgataCTGCCACCTGGCTAAgatctgtcttaaaaaataaaaagacggCCTTTTTTGGAGCTAGTTCAGTGGGTAGGGGCATAAACATGAGGCTCTGAATTTGaaaccccagaatccacataaaaatctGATATAAATTTTGTGCCTGTAAGCCGAGGGCAGTGGGTGAAAGAGACAAAAAGATTGATgagggttcagtgagagacccttcctCAGGTGAATTAGAAGAAAATGATAACACAGGAAAACTTAAGatctctggcctgtgtgtgccCATCTGAAAAGACATCTGTATATGTTCGTCTGTCCTactgtatgtatctatgtatgtgtgtgtgtatatataccacatgcaACCCTATATTCCTacattgaaaatgaagaaaatatatgaaacatGGCCTCGTATGTATAAAACTAGATTTATCTGTGTGGTACATAGAGAGCTGTATAAAATATGGAACCAAAGTTTTATAGTGGACAAGCCAGGGGACACTCCGTTTTCTATCACTGCTGTTCCTTTTTCTGATGGCCAGCACCCAGGCTGTCCATCCATTCAGcctcctagcactcaggtgggACAGACGAAGGAAAGAAATAACTCCACTTCATTGCGGACAATAAGCTTCCCTGGGTGGATGTTGTCTGGCAGAGCCAAGCTGGAGGTCATTTCCCAGGCGTCCACAAAGGCCACTCGAAGACCAGCAAAGGCAGCTTGGAGGATGCGGTTCACCTGGAGCATAAACCAGTCACTGGCATACGCAGATTTGTAGCCAGTATTGGCCAGTTTGATAATCACCAGAGTACTGGGTTCCCGGTCCAGCAAGGCTTCCACAGATGCCCGAATCCCTGCCAGTCTTTGAGCAAAGATGGATGGAGGAAAAGTGGTAAAGTGGGCTCCTATGCTCAGCACCACCACTGTGTAGGGTCCTCCAGCCAGGCCGTGGAGTTCTCTGGCCACAGAGTGCAGGGAGGCCACTGGTGTCCGGTGAGAACGCAGGGGCCAGCTGTGTGACCTCCAGTGCAACACTATCCCCCAAGTGGTCTCCACCGCCATCAGGGGACCTACTTGATATGTGACATGTAGATCAACTGGCTTCAAGGCTgtcaggaggagaagaaagaaggtgtTAACATAGGGAACCAAtgtggtagcccaggctggccttacagtTTACGTATACCAACAATTatcttgagtttctgatccttCGGACTCTGCTTCCCCTTGCTGGAATGGCAGGTACATAGCACCTTACCCagtttccatcttatttttgtggcccagagtctttctgtgtatccctggctgacctggaacaaaCTCACCTAGGCTACCCTGAAATTCACAGAGACATCCCTGCTTAAGTATCTCAGATCCTGGGAGAAGTGAGCCATTACACTCAGAAGAAGTGTTTgtcttttaattatatgtgtacaagtgtgtgcatgtacgtgtgtgtgcaagTCAGGGCAGgtgcctgaagaggtcagaaAAGGCATCGGGTTCCCTTGAGCTTGAGTTACGGGCACTTGTGATAGGACATGGGATAGGACCATGTTTAATCGTGCTTGTTCTTCTCGTGATGTCACTTCTTCCTTCGTGTCTTCTGCAGGGCTGGAGGAGGAATCCAGGGCCTCTCAGGTGCTAGACAAGTTCTCCACTGCTGAGGCACACTCCCTAGGCCCTCGCTGGACCACCTGCGCATCCTAGGCAAGTGCATCATCACTGTGGGTGTGGCCGATGCATGGCCCAGTGGTGCAGCTCCTGCCCACTGCTGAGACACACTCCCTAGGTCCTCGCTGGACCACCTGCGCATCCTAGGCAAGTGCATCATCACTGTGGGTGTGGCCAATGCATGGCCCAGTGGTGCAGCTCCTGCCTAGGATTTCTCAATGATGGAACTGGGGCAGGGATGCCTCAGTGTTAGTGTCCTTGGCTATAATCCCCCAGTGATATGCTGGGGTTGCTCAGTGGTGAAGACTTGCTATGCAAGTATAAAGAGTTTCAAGCCCAGAACCCAGATTTTACAAAGTCAGACGTGGTGACTTGTGGTTGCCGTTCATTCCATAGCTGCTgaggtacagaaaaaaaattcttaagaaTTGACCACtagcatgtgtgccaccatgtacacacaaaaacatgtgagtcagagtctcatgtagctaaTGATAGACTTTAACTGTCTTTATAGCTGAGAATGTCCTTGAATTACTAACATTCCGACTATCATATCCAGAGCCCTGGGAGTGTAGGATAGCACTACCACACTCAGGCTGCAGGAGTGTTTGTATCTCCGCTTATAGATGGGGACGCTGAGATCTTTGAATGTTAAGTATTTTACCATGATCCGAAACAGTGATGGCACGGTATGGAGCTCAGCATGTAGAACGCTTGCCTAGTGTGGGAGGGCAGGTGAGAGGGCTCATTTTCTGTGCAAGCCTGATCACCTGAGCTCCATCCATGGAAGAAGCaaactgacttctgaaagttgtcccatgacctccacacatgtgacaTGACATGTGCACAACcttgagtgtgtgcctgtgtgcacacacacacagacacacacagagtaaaaacaaaataaaacatagaggTCTATATCTAAGAGGGAAAGCAAAAATTGTTCTCTGTCCCCCAAAACACatatggacatacacacatatgtgcacatacacacatgttcacatgcacacatacacaagaagcTGGCTGAAGATTTTGTTTAGAAACTCAGTGATGACTCTTTTGTTATCATCACACATTGCGTTGTTTGAAAGTTTGTTGCACTGTCCTTTAGCGATTTTCATGGCCTCTGGTTAACTCAACAGGGAAGGCAAGTCGCTGGTAATAACTCCATTCTTGCAGGCTAGGGATATGGCTAGGTTACTAGAGAGCTTGCCTAGGCCGCAACTCAGAGTTATATCCAAAATCTCCCAAGCATTACTCAAACTGGGAGTAGTAGCATCTGCCTGAAATTTCATCACATGCCAGTGGAGTTTCCAGATCATCCTTGCCTAAAactgaagttccaggccagcctgggttacatgagatctgcttctctctctctctctctctctctctctctctctctctctctctctctctctctctctctctctctctctcacacacacacacacacacacacacacacacacacaaacacaaacacagttcTTAAAACTCATTCCAGCTGGACTTGGTGATGAATGCTTTTAAGGCCAGCATGCAGTATGCACAAGGCAGGTGTGTTTGGTGACGTTGAGGCCATCTTGATcaacatactgagttccaggccagccagggctacatatggagaacctgtctcataaaacaagtaaaaaccCATCACTCCTTCCCTCGCTTGCCTATCAAAAAAGCCCCAGCACCTTTCCTAACCTTTCTAGTAAGCAAGGGACTCTCTACCTGCGCAATTGCCCTCCGGCTTTGCCTATCATGACTCCACTCAtgccctcctcccacctcagctcacTCACAGGGCACTGTGTCTCGCAGATACTCCCACCACTGCCGAAGGGTGGAGTCCCCCATCATGTGGACAATGCGGCCAGCCAGGCAGGTCAAGATGCTGTCCACAGTGGGGAAAGAGCGGCTGGAACAGAAGGTTGAGTGCCATCTGTCCTGGTAGTAGAAGCCAGAGGGTTTAGGAGAGTGGTGGCCAGGGCGGCATGGGGGCCTTGAGGGCAAGGCTATAGAAGGGAGAAAAGCagagcagatttaaaaaaaaaaaaaataggaatacCTTATAAAATGTGAGGGAttgcttccacttttttttttgtatgttacatttgtttatttctgtgtgtatgccaCAGCATATGTGCAGAACTGGGAGGATAGCCTTTGGGagtcaggtttttatttttcaccatgtgtgtcccagggTTTGAACTCACTCAGCTCGTGTTTTCCCATTGAGTCATTTCAATGATCCAGTCTGCATTCTCACAGACCATTGTGAAGTTCTAtttatggtgtgtttgtgtgtgtgtgtgtgtgtgtgtgtgtgtgtgtgtgtgtgtgtacatgaatgtgcaAAATAGTCTTATATAAGTCATAGTAGTCTTAAACCCCTATGTAGCTGAGATTTCCTTTAACTTTCTATCTTCACCTCTTCAGTGCTGGAACCCTGTAGTGAAAGTTTTGCttcctttaaaaactcatttattttatgtaagcacggttttgttttaatcccaagtgtgggatatggggctgctccagactgtccacagcagtaAACTGTTTGCCTACTGCTTGCTCTGAAAAAGGCATGAACTTTTCTAGCAGCAgagagtttaattctggggactctgagaagTAATTAATGCTAGAACCAGGAGAGAGACTGGGCTCAAAGAAAGAAGGCGgggctcctggttgctgttgatgcagtttgatgagaaggaGTTGGGAGATATTCTGAAACAAAGGAtggatttgccccaaggaacccaaggaCCCCAACCAGAAGGAAATAGCTAACGTGAATTACACTccatctccccactaaccttctttctctcctgcctggtgttgggcttttggaagggattggggtgggtaGAAAATGGAGGTAGAGATATTAAAAACCCTAATACAATAGATTTAAGAATATGCCTTCACGGAACTCCAGGTTGAGCACCTCCACACTCGGGATGCAGCACTGTTCATGTCTCTACTTATAGATGGAGACACTGAGGTCCTAAAGTGTGACGTAATTTACCATCATCAAGAACACTGATGATGCTCCAGGCACAGCAGCTGGAGCctttgggacacagaggcagccagatgtctatgaatttaaggccagtttggtctgTGTAGCAGCTCCAAACCAAACAAGTCTACataccaagaccctgtctcaaaacaaagaaacaaatgaacaaaaagaccATAAATGTCTGGAGATGCAGCGAAGCTTGTAGAATGCTTACCTAGTATATTTGATGCCCTGGCTTCAAATCTCAGCACTGAATAGAGCAGCcgtgtcagcctctggcctgtagttcaggagacagaggcaaagggatCAGAAATCTGAGGTTGTGCccacgagatggctcagtgggtaaaggcccttGCAGTGCCAGCCTGGTGGTGACTAGAATTTAGTTCTCCAGGATGCACACAAAGGCGATGATGAGAACCAACTCCAcgagttgacctctgacctcatatACACTCATCATGGCACATGCTCACCctcatgcacatgtatacacatacaaaatcatTAAGATGGCTCCATCTCCAAGCTTGATGGCCTGGGGTGAATCCTGGGATctacaaggtagaaggagagaacctatCTTAGCAAGTTCCCCCTGCCCTCCACACCTTTGCTGTGCTATgcattgctacacacacacacacacacacacacacacacacacacacatacatacacacacacatatatatacacacatacatacacacatatacacacgcaaacacatacacatacacacacatagacacaggcacatacatacacacacacatagacacataaacacacatacacacagatacacacaaacacatacacacacacatagacacatacatacagacagacatacacacagacatacacacagacatgcacacacatgcatacacacccatacacacacacacactttaataaaCTTAGTtaagtgctggagagacagctcaaggattaggagcactgtctgttcttccaaagatcatcagttcagttcccagcaaccccatggaggctgacaaccgtctataatgagatctggtgcccccttctggcctgcgggCAGAGtactacataaataataaataaacgtTTTTAAGAATTCAATTAAATTTCATGTTCATGCTTGACTATATAGCAGGTTCAGGTCACTCTGTGTTAcccaagactctgtttcaaaaaaagaaaaagaaagaaaagcagcaggtgtgatggcaaatgcctttatcgcaagtgcttatacacacacacacacaaacacatacacacacacatacacacacatagacacacatacacacatagagacacacacatacacacacacatacacacatacacacacatatagacacacacacatagagacacatacacacatacacacccatagacacacacacatagatacacatacacacatacacacccatagacacacacacatagacacacatacacacccatagacacacacacatagacacacatacacacccatagacacacacacacacacatacacacacacgcatagacacacatacacacacataaggcAGAAGGAGgtgcatttctgtgagttcaaggccagcctgctgcaCACAGCATGTTGCAGGCCAGCtttatagtgagaccctatctaaaccaacaaagcaacaaaaccctcagttgaacaacaacaacaccaaaagtCCTCTCAGAATCAGCAATGGGAAGCGTAAGAAGAGATGGGGAGACCCCTGTACAGACCGAGGCTGTGTCCTGCTAATTCCCGAATCCAGTGGTTAGGCCCTGGTACACGCACTGCATACCAAGAAAGGCTGCGGGGGAGCCCAGGATACAGAACCAACATACAGGACAGGCCGCTGAGATGGTCGACTCAAATGTTTGTTCAACCTTGTCCTCAAAAGACAAAGCCTGAACCCTGAAGAGGACCCTTCAAAGTAGAGAGAGGGTACccaaagggagaaggggaaagctgGCGCTGTCAAGGATGGGGACGCTATGGAGGTGCCAGGACTTAGGAACACAGCTCTGCTGGGAGAATGCTGGCCTAGCatccaggaagccctgggtttatcCTAAGTTTGAATTCCATATTAATtgaggctagacttgaacttctgatcctcctcttGTTTCCAGAGTGACAAGATGGTAGCCGTGCACCACACTGCCCATCAGAAGATGGATTTACCCTtggtgatttttatctttttaatatatgtgcatgtgtggaggcagaCATGGCTGTTGAATTAATTCCCTTATGCGGCAAGTCACAGGCAGCTGTTAGTcatccaacatggatgctgggaactcagttcaggtcttttggaagagcagcaagggttCTTAAATTCAGAGCACCTCCCCAAGAGCAGCAAGGGTTCTTAAATTCAGAGCACCTCCCCAGGCCCTTGATAGTATATTCCTCAGTTCTCACGTCCTTAAGCTTAGAAGTTTGGCTCAAGGAGGTGATGGATGTGTGTCTAGCACGGATTGTGGCGGTGACTTCAAAGGTTTATACTTACTATAAATTCAAGACgttgtatatattacatatgtacagCTGGTGTTTGTAAGTGTATTAtacctcaataaaatattcatttctttcttatcagTGCCAGGGTAATATCCTGTGGCTtatccatgctaggcaagtactctaccattaAGTCATATCGCCAGCCCATAAAGTGGGTTTTtatggtaggtttttttttttttttttttttttttttttttttttttttttttttttttttccgagacagggtttctctgtgtagccttggctgtcctggactcactttgtagaccaggctggcctcgaactcacagcgatccgcctgcttctgcctcccgagtgctgggattaaaggagtgcgccaccacgcccggcgacaaagtgggtttttaaaaagaacagcgGAAGACAGCGATAGCATTTGAACCCAGGAAGTACGCTGTTACAGCCCCAGTACTAATCTCAGGACTAAACTTTCCTGGAAGGAAAGAGGTTAAACTCCTGGAATAAAGCCCATTGAAGGGCTGGGGTGATAGCTCTTTGAGTGATTGCAAGCATGTTCAAGGGTGAGAGCCTAAGTGTGAACCCTAGAACATGTGTAAAATGTGGGTGTAgcatgcctggaaccccagcacttggggaggtggagacttCAGGatctcactgaccagccagcctagctgagatAGCAAACTTCAGGCtcaatgagagactttgtctcgagAAACAAAGAGGACCTTTATTTATGTGTCCCCATGTTTACTGTCCTAGAACATTGACCTGCTGGCTGGGTCCTTCCTCCATACACCTGCAGTCTTCCTCCGGCCTGGGTCTGATGACGGGTAGTCAGATCCTTCCCTGGCAGGAATGGTGGCCCACACATGGAAACAACTTAAGTACTTCTCTCAGTGACCATCCATTTGAGGCTTAGAGGATGCTGAGGTGATTGGTGCGTATGAAGGGTAATGTAACTCTGGCCCAGACCTTCCAAATGGCTGCAAACAGCATCCTAAGGCCATATGGATGGACACTTGATCCTTGCACCTGAGGCTCTAGACCCATCCTTGCTTCTATCTGGCATACTCAGGGACAGTGCATCAAGTAACTGGTACATTCCACCCTGTGCCCAGTGCTCTTTAGTGGGTGAGCAGATTTTCTACAgacattattctctctctctctctctctctctctctctctctctctctctctctctctctctctctctctctctgtctagcTCTGTCTGCTATTAGGGAGGATCTGCCTTGCCCTGACTTCAGTGTCACCTTTGCATTGGGAACATGATGAAGACAGTGGTCCCTTACTTCCCTGAGGGAGGCATcaatgcctcagtttcttccttttttgaagGAACACCAAGAGAGAGGCTGGGTCCCTCTGAATACTGTGAGGGTTTAGCTAGTCAGGGCTGCTCAGCTGGTCACTATGCAGACACTACATTTAGAACCTCTATGAGCAATAATATAGACACCGGCCATCCCTCGCTTGCTAGGAATGGCTGGAAAGGTCAGATCTATCTATTCCTTCATGCTTGAGTTTTGCCCACACCTACTCAGACACCCTTGGGATGGCAGGACCCCAAATTTTCCTGCTTTGAGCACTCTCAGTTAACAAATCACTGCCAGTTGAAACTGCTTTTCCTGCAAAAACATAGCACaacttaatataaaataaaaataaggtagagaggcAACTATGGAGAACATTCTGACATCAGTGTGGTCTCCATATACTTCTGTACAGGAAAgtgagccccaccccccacacacacacatacatacacacacacccatacacacacatgtaaacacaaacacacacccatacacacacagacatacacacacatacacacacacgtaaacacaaacacacacacatcccacacagacttacacacacacacacacacacagaaacataaacacacCCATATCCCCCAcaccatatacacagacatatacacaccgcacacagatgcatatacataaatgcacacagaaacacatactaCACAGACCtgcatatacacgcacacacatcattctgcatgtacacacacacacacacacacacacacacatcaccctgcatgtatttacacacagacacacacaagcaagcagatagacacagacatagacacacacacacacacacacacacacacacacacacacacactcagaaccCATCTAAGCTGATAACTATCCCCAACCCCACCAGGCCCCAGCCTCACTCACCCACATCACTCCTGTTCCCAGGGGCTGCTGGTGTGACCAGGATTGGAGGTATGCCCGAAGCGAGCTTCTGGTCAGTCACTTTCCTGAAGAAACACCGAGTATGAGCTTTGGGGGGAGGATGACCAGCAGAAATGTGATTTGCAAGGAGCATCCCATGATTGATCGACTGGTTATTTATCCTGTGCCTAACTCCAGGTCACTAGAATAAAGCGAGCTCACTGCCGGGGCAAGAGGTGTGGTGAaaggagcagagaaggaagagaaaattccCGTCACTTCGGTAATAGTTAACAAAAGGGCCACAAAGTTCTCTTTTCTAGTAAATGGTGCTCTACAGTATGTGAGAAAATACAATTTTCCTGGCACTACAGCCTAGAAAGAACTACAGATTTTGTATTTGTTGTTACACAAACACTCATTCACTAGGGAAAataatcccccacccccacctcaccccacttgTGTACATCGGGCCTTGTGTTCATGCATCCTAGGCCAAGGATGTTCTTAAATTCTGGCTTCTCTGCCGGAGAATTCAAAGGTCACCCTCAACCACACAAGAAGTTCAAGTTCATTATGGACTACAGGAGTCTCTGATGATGATTACCACAGTAatgatgatggtgttggtggtgatggtgttggtggtggtgttggtgatggtggtgatggtggtggtggtgatggtggtggtggtgatggtggtggtgatggtggtggtggtgatggtggtggtagtgaaggtggtggtggtggtggtggtggtggtgatgatggtggtggtggtgatggtggtggtggtgatggtggtggtggtggtggtggtggtggtggtgatagtggtggtggtggtggtggtggtgatggtggtggtggtggtggtgatggtggtggtggtgatggtggtggtggtggtggtggtgatggtggtgatggtggtggtggtgatggtggtgatggtggtggtggtgatggtggtggtgatgatggtggtggtggtgatggtggtggtggtgatggtggtgatggtggtggtggtgatggtggtgatggtggtggtggtgtggtggtgatggtggttggtggtggtggtgatggtggtggtgggtggtggtggtggtggtggtggtgatggtggtgatggtggtggtggtgatggtggtgatggtggtgggtggtgggatggtggtggtggatggtggtggtggtggtggtggtggtggtggtggtggtggtggtgatggtggtggtggtggtggtgatggtggtggtggtgatgatggtggtgatggtgatggtggtggtggtgatgatggtggtggtggtgatggtggtgatgctggtggtggtgatggtgatgctggtggtggtgatggtggtgggatgatgtggtggtgtgatggtggtggtgtgatggtggtggtggatggtggtggtggtggtatgggtggtggtggtgatggtggtggtggtggtctggtggtgtggtggtgtgggtggtggtgatggtggtggtgggctgtgtggtgggtgtggtggtgtggtgctgctggtggtggtgctggtggtgtgctggtggtggtgatggtgtggtggtgtgctggtggtggtgatgggtggtgtggtgatggtggtggtggtgatggtggtggtgtgctggtggtgctggtggtggttggtggtagtggtggtgtggtgggtggtggtggtgtgtgg contains:
- the LOC127203914 gene encoding NXPE family member 3-like, translating into MGQFKSYKILTVGLVLLVLVFYLMMCWTEPMIPWLPQPHPASEHVSINWDSFLQNLTNLTSLLYWPPTGGDKDDFLASTSPQTSTYHLKGPAQATYALGRHLEAILVARDHRGRPKAHGGDLFRAQLLGPNVRAGVPGEVRDLENGTYLLSFPLLWAGWAQVQVRLIHSSEAVGALQRVWREKRATVDFRGYFQGKNGTQEVVICNVDPQSTGTKGPTCQYRDVVSGETWFCAQPSTMPCNALVGHSSGRYLNVTTPHEEDLLAGKVTDQKLASGIPPILVTPAAPGNRSDVALPSRPPCRPGHHSPKPSGFYYQDRWHSTFCSSRSFPTVDSILTCLAGRIVHMMGDSTLRQWWEYLRDTVPSLKPVDLHVTYQVGPLMAVETTWGIVLHWRSHSWPLRSHRTPVASLHSVARELHGLAGGPYTVVVLSIGAHFTTFPPSIFAQRLAGIRASVEALLDREPSTLVIIKLANTGYKSAYASDWFMLQVNRILQAAFAGLRVAFVDAWEMTSSLALPDNIHPGKLIVRNEVELFLSFVCPT